Below is a genomic region from Planctomycetia bacterium.
CGCTGCCGGCCGAGGTGCGGAGGCTTGCCGACGCCATGCTCCGCGACCCGCTCGAGGTGCAGACCGCCCCGCAGGCCACGCCTGCCGAGACGGTCGCGCAGTCGGTGTTCCACGTCGCCAAGAGCGGCAAGAAGGCGGCTCTCGTGTCGCTGCTCCGCGAGTCGCCGATGGACCGGGTCATCGTCTTCACGCGCACCAAGCATGGCGCCGACAAGCTGCAGCGGGATCTCGCCAAGGCGGGCATCGACGCGGCGGCGATCCATGGCAACAAGTCGCAGAACCAGCGCGAGCGGGCCCTGGCCGCCTTCAAGGCCCCGCGGCCGCCGGTGCTCATCGCCACCGACATCGCCGCCCGGGGCATCGACGTCGATGACGTCTCGCACGTCGTCAACTTCGAGCTGCCGCACGAGCCCGAGACCTACGTCCACCGCATCGGCCGCACCGGCCGGGCAGGCCGAACGGGAGAGGCCGTCAGCTTCTGCGACCCGGAGGAACGGCTGCGGCTGCGGGCGATCGAGCGGCTCCTGCAGCGGTCGATCACGTCGCGGAACGCCCCGCCGGCCGGAGCCGAAGACGACGTCACCGAGACCGAGGCCGGTACGGAGCGGTCGTCACGCGGTCGCAACCGCGGCGGCCGCCAGGGAGGCCATCAGTCCGGTCGTCAGGGCACGCACCACGCCCGGCAGCAGGGGGGAGGCGGTGGCGGAAGAAGCCGGCGCGGCCGATCGCGTGGCACGACGGCCACGGCCAGCCGCCCTGTCGCGGCGCAGGCAGTCGCAGCACCAGTGCCGGCCGCCCGCACCGCGCCTGGCGCCGGAGGCAACGGTCGCGTCAAGCGCCGCTACCGCCGCGGGCTGTAGGCGGACCGTGGTGCGAGGCGGCGGCACTCGGACTGTCGGCACGTGCCCGCATCGACTCGTGGCCCGGGGCGGGGGCTACCGGCGGGCATCGACTGTGCGCACCGCCTTGTAGGCGAGAATCCGCTCGTCGGCGGTCACCAGCGTCAATGCGTTGATCCGTGCCGTCGCCACGAGCATGCGGTCGGCCGGGTCCTTGTGGAACCTACCCGGCAGTTTGTACGCCTCGATCGCGATACGATGATCGATATCGACGCTCCGGGCCTCCAGGGAATCCATCGCCGTCCGCACCCAGCGGTCCAGGCTGCCCTTGAGTTCCAGCAAGCCGCCCGCCACGAGGCGGGCGATCTCCAGTGACGAGACCGCGGACACGCACAGATCGTCACCGGTCGTCTCGAGCAGGGTTCGAGTCTTGGTGCCGATGGCATCCGGCTGCTCCTGCGTCCAGATCCAGACGTGCGTGTCGAGCAGCAGGCTCACGAGCCGGCTTCCCAGTCGGCCGAGAAGTCGGCATGGACGATGTCGCCCTTGATCCGCATCCGTCCACGTTGCTTGCCGAGCCGACGCCGTGGAACCGGTTCACGGACCGGTTCGATGCGGGCCAGCGGCCGCCCGCGTCGCGTCACGATGATCGGTTCGGCGGTCCGCTGCGCCTCCCGGAGGAGGGCGATGCACTGGGCCTTGAACGTCGATAGGATGACGGTCTTCATGGACGCAATCATACCAGTTCATGTGACCAGGTCAACAAAATACCTCGCGAGCCGCAGCCGTTCTGCCACAACGCGCTGGCCTTGAGCCGGATCCGGGTGGGCGGCTATCGTCCCGCCCGATCGGCTTGGATTCGCCCCCGGAGGACCTGCGATGACTCGGCGGCTGGCTGCCCGGCGGATGCCTGTCCTGTGCGTGGTGCCCATCCGCAGCCTGCTGCTCTGCATGTTCTGCATCGCCGCTGGGATCAGCGTGGCGGGAGAGCCGCTGCCGGGGGCGGCACAGGGCACGATCGAAGGGCATCCGGCGCTCGCCCGGGCGCCGCGGCATACGCGGACCGCCAAGGGCCTCGCCGGCGATGCGGTCAACGTGGCCTTCGTCGGCAGCGAGGAGGAACTGCACCACGTGCTCGGCTCGGCCGGCTGGTATGCCGCCGATCCGGTCACGCTGCGGACGTCGCTGCGGATCGCCGCCGACGTCGTCCTCCACAAGCCCTACCCGCACGCGCCGGTGAGCGACCTGTATCTGTGGGGCCGGAAGGAGGACGCCGCCTTCGAGCAGCCGGTCGGCGACAGCCCGAAGCAGCGGCACCACGTCCGTTTCTGGCGGTCGCAGGAAGTCGATGCCAAGTCGCGGCCGCTGTGGATCGGGGCGGCCACCTACGACGAGCGGGTCGAACTCAGCCGCACGGCGGGCATCACCCACAAGATCGGGCCGGACATCGACCGGGAGCGAAACAAGCTCGTCCATGACGCCATCCGCAGCGGACACCTCGACGGCTACTACTGGGTGGACCGGTTTCACGAGGCGGCCGAAGGGAAGAACGGCGGCGGCGACCGGTACGTCACCGATCGCCGCCTCGTGATCGGCGTCATCGGCCTGCGTCGGTAGCCGGCGGCGGAGCGGCGGACTCGTCGATCTCCTTGACGGAGAAATCTCACGGGGGTCGGCCGGCGATACGCCGGGGCGGGCCTGGTGCCCGCCTAAGACACAAGTCGTTGCTGTCGGCCCTGACTTTACAGCCTGTGGAGACGCATTCTGATGGGACGGGATGTGGTCGCTGGGGGAATTTTCCGGGGCGAGCACTCGGCAGGGGGTGCCGCGACCATGACGCCGGGCTGTGGAAGCAAGCGCAGGCATGGATGCCGAAGCGCAGCGTACATGCAGTGAACGAAGGCCGGGACGGCCGGAGAGAACGTCCGGCGACATGGTGGCGGCACCCTCTGCCCCTGGTAACCGGGACGCCGGTCGGGCACGCGGGTGGGCAGGAGAAGATGGCCCGAGGCGGCGTCGGCGCGGCTCGGTCGCCGGCGGAAAACAAAAAACTCCGCCCGGGACTTTTGGTCCCGGGCGGAGCTCACTGGCCGAAGTCGGGCAACAGATCTCCGTTCGACCTATCGACCGTCAACTCACTTGACGGAAACCGTCCGGCTCACCGCGACCACCTTGGTCTGCGTCTTGACAGACGCGGACGCATCGGGGGTCGGAGCAGCCTCGACGCAGCCGTTGCCGGCCCCGCAGGCGGGCTCCGCACCGCAGCCCGGCTCGCAGCAGCCGTTGCCGGCCGAGCAGTCGGGCTCGCTGCCGCAGCAGCCGGTGCAGCTCTTGCGGGACTTCTTCGCGGCGTGGATCGCCTTGAGGAGGTCACGAATCGGCGTCGGGCACTTCCGCTTCGAGCAGCAGCCAGCGGCAGCACCGCAGCTCGGCTCGCAGCAACCATTCCCGGCGTCGCAGGCCGGCTCCGCACAGCCGTTGCCGGCTCCGCAGGCGGGCTCCGCACAGCCGTTGCCAGCCCCGCAGGCGGGCT
It encodes:
- a CDS encoding DEAD/DEAH box family ATP-dependent RNA helicase, which encodes MAFQMTSFTDLGLSAPLLRALDTEGYATPTPIQAKAIPHVLAGRDLFGCAQTGTGKTAAFALPLIERLLAAPRQRAPRRCRVLVLAPTRELASQIHDSFRAYGRHTGLTSVVVYGGVGQRPQADALMRGVDVLVATPGRLLDLVGQRLADLRSVEFLVLDEADRMLDMGFIHDVRRIVDMLPRDRQTLFFSATLPAEVRRLADAMLRDPLEVQTAPQATPAETVAQSVFHVAKSGKKAALVSLLRESPMDRVIVFTRTKHGADKLQRDLAKAGIDAAAIHGNKSQNQRERALAAFKAPRPPVLIATDIAARGIDVDDVSHVVNFELPHEPETYVHRIGRTGRAGRTGEAVSFCDPEERLRLRAIERLLQRSITSRNAPPAGAEDDVTETEAGTERSSRGRNRGGRQGGHQSGRQGTHHARQQGGGGGGRSRRGRSRGTTATASRPVAAQAVAAPVPAARTAPGAGGNGRVKRRYRRGL
- a CDS encoding twitching motility protein PilT, producing the protein MSLLLDTHVWIWTQEQPDAIGTKTRTLLETTGDDLCVSAVSSLEIARLVAGGLLELKGSLDRWVRTAMDSLEARSVDIDHRIAIEAYKLPGRFHKDPADRMLVATARINALTLVTADERILAYKAVRTVDARR